The window GTGCCGGGCACGTTTCCGAAATCCACGTCGTTGAAGCGGAATTTGCCGCAGCTGGAGGTCAAAATCACGCAGTCCTTCGGCAGGCTAAGCGCTAGCTCGCGGTAATACTCGCGTCCCTTACCCGGCGCGTCGCAGCCTGCGATGACGAAAAAGCGGCGGATTTTGCCCGAGCTGATCGCGTCTAGAATTTGCGGCGCAAGGCTTAAAATGGTCTTGTAGTGTCCGCCCGTCACCAAGCTCTCGTCGCTGTCCATGCTCACGTCGCCGCATGCAAGCGCGCACTCGATGAGCGGCGTAAAATCGTCGTTTTGGATATGCTTGATCCCGTCGGTACCCGCGATAGAGTAGCCAAACAGCCTGTCTGCGTAGCTACAGGATGAGCGAAGCGGCACGATGCAGTTCGTGGTCATCAAAATCGCGCCTTTAAATTCGTTAAAAAGCTTGGTCTGATCGAACCACGCCTTGCCGATGTTGCCCTTTAGGTGCGGATACTTGCGAAGCTGCGGATAGCCGTGCGCAGGAAGCATCTCGGAGTGGGTGTAGATATTGATGCCCTTGCCCTCGGTCGCTTTTAGCAGCGCCTCAAGAGCATGCAGGTTGTGTCCGCTAACCAAAATCGCCTTGCCTTCGACTTTGTTTTGGCTTACCTTAACCGGGGTCGGTACGCCGAATTTTGCGGTATGCGCCTCGCTTAAGATGTCCATCATCTGCACGCCCGCGCTTCCGACGGCCATTAGCTGCGCGATATGCTCGTCAAAGTTAAAATTTGAGTTCGTCAGCGTGAAATACAGTGTATCCGCCATAACGGTATCGACCGCGCTAGTATCGGCACCGAGCTCACGGGCGTGGTGGCGGTAGGCGCTAAGCCCCTTAAGCCCGAAGATCATCGTATCTTGCAGCCGCGCGAGCGTAGAGCCCTTGCCGCAGGTGCCTTTGCTTTGGCCCTTCGCGCCGCAGCCCTCGGGCGCGCTCATTTGGCACTGATGACAGAACATCTCTAGATTGTCGCTCATAGAAATCCTTTTATGAAAAATTTAGTTAGTAATTTTAAGATTTTATTTAGGAAAAAAAAATGATTATAATCAATAAATGGCTAAATTTTATCAAAGTTGCTTATAAAATGAGAACGATTTGAAATTTAAATCTTTGCGGCATGCGGTGCAAATAGCGCAACGAGCGTGCTGCTGTGAAGCAAACGCCTATAGCCGTATACTATCGCGAAGTAAACGCTTATGACCAAATTGCTGCCGAGCACGCGATTTTGCGACGAGACACTCTCCTCTAGTCGAGCGTTTTAAGTAAAAGCGTATTTAAGCCGACCTAAACGCGACTCTGCATTATATCCTAGCACTTAATCGGAATATACGATATGAGTTTAAATATAAGTAAATTATTATAAAATCTTTAAAATATTTAATTAAATTTTCATTTAAAGGTTATTATAATTAAATAATTTTTTTATAAAAACCAAACCATAAAGAAAGGGATCGTATGAGAAAGCTAAATTTCAAAGGAGCCCATGTGCTGTCTGCAGCAGTTTGCGCCGTGCTATTTACAAATGTCTGTGAAGCACAGTATATAGAACCCGGCAAAGTAGGCGATATAAAAAGCTGGGAGACGGACGAGTATAAAGCATACTGGGGTCTAAGTAGCATGAACGCATCGGTAGCCTACGCCAAAGGTGCCACCGGTAGAGATGTAAAACTGGGCGTAGTCGATTCGGGCATGCTTTTAAGTCATCAAGAATTCGCAGGAGGCAGGGTTACGGGGGCGACCGCGAAGGGCGAGTACTCCAAAGACGGCATGCGTTACCCAGACGCAGAATTCGGCAACGCGCCCTTTAAACAAAAAGGCAGCGACGAAAAAGACAAGATGGACAAGGGCGAATTCAAAAAAGGACAAAAATTTGAAACTAACGGCGATTGGATAGCTGGCATAAACGACTCACATGGTACTCACGTAGGAGGTACGATAGGAGCCAATCGCGACGGGAGCGGCACGCACGGAGTGGCATGGGAGTCGAGATTATACTCCGGAAATACGGGCGGAAACGACGGCATGACCTACGGTCCAAATCAAGACTACGGATACTTCTATGCCGTATATAACGAGCTTGCTAAATTGGGCGTAAGAGCGATAAATAATAGTTGGGGATCAAACAGAAGAGTAAATTCCTCCTATCCGGGCGCGGAAGGTTACAGCGGGATCCCCGGTACGGCGGCTAATCCTACTAAGCCTAATCATCATCTATACCTCAAAGATATAGATACCGCTAAAAAAGCTTATTATCAATTTGTAGCGGGCGGCCAAAAAAGCTTCATAGACGCCGCATACGAAGTCGCTAAAAAATACAGAATAATCCAAGTCTTTACCGCGGGTAATAGAGACGGCATGGAGGAGTCCTACACAAGGGCGATGCTGCCGTATTTTCGCCCCGATGCGGAAAAGCTATGGCTAAACGTAACGGGACAGACCGATAGCAATACTCAAAGATTTAACACCGCGGGGCATTCGAAATGGTGGACCATAGCAGCACCGGGAGTGAAAGTAAAATCCTCTATCGTGGACGTCAAGACGGGCAAAGCAGGATACGCTTCTTGGGGCGGCACGTCGATGGCGGCGCCTCACGTAACGGGAGCTTTGGGCGTCATAATGTCTAGATATAGCTATATGACGAACGAACAAGCAAGAGACGTCTTGCTAACGACGGCGAGACAGACGAAGTATTCGTTCAAAAAGGGCGATACTAGCAGGCTTTCGGGCTGGACGAGCGAGCTCGGAGTGCCCGATAAAAGGTGGGGCTGGGGCATAGTAGATCTCGGCAAGGCGATGTTCGGACCGGGTCAGTTTCTAGGGAAATTCGACGTAAATATGGACGTAGATGACGTCTGGTCCAACGACATCTCGGACAAGGCGATAAAATTTAGAAAGACCGAGGACGATGCGGATGCGGCGGCTTGGGCGGCGCGCAAAGCACAGCTCGATGCTAAGGGCGGAAATTTGACCGCAGAAGAAAGAGCCGAATACAACGTAGAGCTAGCCAGAGAGCAAGCGCGAGCGCATAGAGCGGCGGAAGGCTATAAAGGAACGCTGATAAAAAGAGGCGGCGGCACGCTAACGCTTGCGGGCGATAACACCTACAGCGGCGATACGATCATAAAAGGCGGGCAGATCACGGCGCTAAATCAGTCTTTAAAAAACAGCAAGGTGACCGTAGAAAACGGCGGCGCCTTGAAGATCAAAAAGAGCTTAACCGTCCAAGAGGTCAAAACCGACGTATTCAATAAGCCGAAAGAATTCGTAAATAAAACCAGAACCGCCACCTCAGATACCGTCACGGCGACGATAAAGCAAGGCGGCAGATACGTCGTATCGCACGCGGGCATAGTCGGCATGTCTTCGGCAGGAGCTACGAATTTGAACCTCACGTTTGAAAAAAATTCCATCGTAGATCTAGAAAATCCTCTTTTCGAAGATGCGCAAAAGATATATAAAGACCCCGCAAAATCGAAGAAGTACTGGGTAGAGGGCAGTTTCAAAGGCTACGATCAGACGATCCTAGGAAAATACGCGTTTTTTGATTTAGTAAGAAATTTTAACGACTCCAAGCTGGAGCTTACTTTCAAAAAGGGCAGCAAGGGCATGGTGGATTTCGCAAAGGGCAAAAATCAAAAACTGATCGCCGCCGCGATAGAGGGCTCGAGCAATCAGCCCGCTTTAATGAGCGTTTTTAGAAGCAGACCTGCGGTGCGAACGAGCGATCTATATAGAAATTTCATCTTCGCTACGCCGCAGCAAGCCTCCGACACGCTAAAAACGTTCGCGAACGAGGCAAATTTCGTTGCGCAAAACGCGGCCGTGATCGATAACGTACTGATCCGAAACGCTGTCTTAAGCCGCAAAAGAAATGTTAACGCGCTAAGCATGGATGAAGAGACGGGGATCAACTTCTGGGCGAACACCGCGGGAAACGTCATGAAATTTAGCTCGGATGAGGGAAGCGGAAATTTCAAATCCACCTCCGTGACGCAGCTCGTCGGCCTAGACGGCGCGCTGAGTGAAAACTTAAGACTGGGAGCCGTAGTGGGCGTGGGAAAAACCAAGACCAAAGAAGACGGCAGCAGGGAGTTTGATCACACGAACAGACACGCAGGACTTTACGCGCAGGTAGGCTTAGAGACCGTCAAATTTGATCTAGGCGCTGTATATACGGACATAAAACGCAAAAAGACCGGCAGCTCCACGATAGTGCAACACACCGCTAACAACGGCGCTAAGAGCAATGAAAAGCTCATAAATATGTTTGCTAGCGCGACATACGGCGGCTTTAACGGCGAAAATTTCGAGATAAATCCGTATTTGGGCATCTCTCGCATCTACGCTAGAACGGGCGGCATGAGCGAAAATGTGGGCCCGTTCGTGATGAGCACGGATAAAAAATCTAGAAACATGAATATCCTAACGGCGGGCATCAGTCCGAGCGTGCCGTTTAAAATAGGTGGCATGAGCTCGTCCGCACAGCTCGATCTAGCCTACAATAGATTTTTCGGCGACACGAGACCGGGCGCGGGAGTGAATGTCGCAAACGCAGGATACGTGGATCTAGAGGGCAAAGAGCTTAGAGACTTCGTCACCGCGGGCGTGGGCGTAGAGACTATGATATTTAAAAACACGAGCCTTAGGCTATCGTACACCGGCGCGTTCGGAAACGACGTGAAATCAAATAGCCTAAACGCCAAGATCGAGGCTTCGTTTTAACCCGCTTCGCCCGGCTGCAAAGCGGCGGGCTAGAGTAAAATTTACTTTAGCCCGCGCGGCACTTGAAATTTTAAAATTTAACCGCAGCAAAATACACATAAAATCGCTAAACTGCGATATTTGCGTAGCTAGAGAAAGGCGAAGAGCCTATTTTAATGCAATCTCGACATAAATTATTTCTGCAAGACGAAGCGCCGAGCCCGTCAAGCGCTTTTGCGGACGGAGTGATCAAAAACATAGACAAGATAAATTTAGCCGCATATCCTATCGCACAATGAGTTTTGAAATTTCACGGGGGCGAATTTCACTTTTAAAATGGCAATGTGAGCCAAAGCGGCAAAAATCGCAAAGATAAGGCGCCCGCCGAAACCTTAAAAGCAGGTCCCGTAAAACTAAATTTTATTCTTTGCGAGCACATGCACGACCGACGCAAATAACGACACTTTTTGCAACAATAAAATTCTAAATCTAGGCTTTTGTAGAGGAAAATTTTTAATTTTATTCGTATTAAAATTTAGGCTAGGAAAGCAATTTAACAGATGCTTTCAAACATCGTTGAATATAAAGGGATTTTGAATACAAGTGGCTCCGGATGCTGGATTCAAAAATATATAATTCTTAAACACTCCAAAATACTCTAAAAAGCCCTATAATACGCTATTTAATAGCTTAAGCATATTCTAAGTTACACTAGAATATCATGCATTTTTGCAAATTTTGGGAACAAATAGGGAACAAATTTAGGGGATATTATGGCAGGAAAACTTAAAAATTACAACTCATCGTTCGGAGTCAATAAATATCCAGGAATTTTCTTTAATAATCTAGCCAACGGCGACGTAGTTTTTTATATGAGAGTTACGCTTGAGGGTAAAAAGGCCAACATTAAAATTGGATCAAAATCCGAAGGCGTAAATATAACCTACACATATAACAAAAAGAAAGAATTCGACGCCAAACAAAGAAACGGAGAGCTTCCCGATAGCATATCTAAAAAAATAGCAGCCAAAAACAACAAAATCTCGCCTAAATTTGACGAAATCGCAGACGCCTTTTTTAGTTTTAAACTAGAAAAAGAACCGAGCAACGCCGTCAACATAAAAGAGCAAAGGCGAGATTACGAAATTTACCATAAGGATAAGTTAGGGGGTCTAACTACGACGCAGATAACACCTTAGACGATAAACAAGCATCATAAAGATATCTCTCAAATCATCTCCCCTAAAACCAAACGTAAATTATCGCAATCTCGCATCAATGCCATAATGGGTATAGTTAGGACGATTTTTAATCACGCCATAAAAGTAGGCCTAATTAATCACATTAGCCCATACAAGATAGAACTAAAAAAGCCAAATAACAAGCGGGAGAGATTTTTGGAGCTTGTAGAGATAGAGCTTTTGCGCAAAGAAGTAGCAAGTAAAGAAGACTTTGCGTTAGAGCTATTCGTGGAGCTGGCTTTATGCACAGGAGCTAGGTTGGAGGGAATTTTAAACATCAAGAAAAAGGATTTAGCACTATCCACTAAATCAGTTACTATAAGCGATTTTAAGACAAAGAGCACTTATGCTGGATTTTTAAGCAAAAAAGCGTTAGGAATGATAAATCAAATTTATACCGCCCTGTCTCCGAACGACTCTTTGGTAAATAAACCAAAAGCTACTATTCAAAACGTCTTACAGCCGTTACTTAATAAGCTCTTTAATCAAAATTGATATAAGCGACGCAACCAATAGAGTAGTAATCCATACCCTTAGGCATACGTTCGCTTCGCATCTTACTATAAAAGACACTCCGATACTAACGATAAAAAAGCTAATGAATCACTCCGATATCAATCATACTCTAAGATACGCTAAACTAATGCCGGACAGCGGACGAGAGATGGTGGAATCTTTGTATGAGTAGGTTTATATCAAGTTGTTTATTCAGCAATAAGCATATAAAACAAACTGCATTTTATATCATATATGGTATAATAAGATTTAGTCGTATAAAAGGGTTACGATGTGGAGCGTAGAATTTGCAAACGAAGCCATAAAAGACGAGTTCTTGGAGCTGCCGACCGGACTTAGACAAAGAGGCTATAAAATGTTCGAGCTCTTAGAGGCTAGGGGTAATACCTTGGGAGAGCCGTACACTAAAAGCATAAAAGACGGGCTGTTCGAGATACGCATAAAGTCGGATGAAGGAATAGCTAGAAGCATATATTGTTATGAAATCGGCAAAAGAATAATAATCCTACTAACTTTTGTTAAAAAAACACAAAAGACGCCTAAAAGTATACTAAATTTGGCAGAACAAAGATTAAAGGAGTTTAAAGATGGGAACCGTTAATTTTAGAGAAGTTTTAAAAGAGGAGCTAAAAAATCCGGAATTTAAAGCGCAATATGATGCGCTGGAGGACGAATATAAAGCCATAGAAGCTTTGATAGACGCTAGAAACGAGGCTGGACTAACTCAAAGCGAGGTAGCCAAAAGGATGGGCATAACCCAATCAGCCGTAGCTAGAATAGAAAGTGGAGCCTATAATATCAAGTATAAAACATTCTTTAACTACATAAAAGCTTGCGGCAAAAGAGTGGCGATAGTTTAAGCAAGATTAATTATCTAATAAATGTTCAAACCAATGCAGAAGAAAAAATATTAAGCTTTGTCGGTTCTCAAGACAGGGTTCTTGCGGATACGATAGTTAAGATTTGGAAAAATAAGGCTCTTATAACATGGACATATTTATAACACGATAAAATCGAGATTTTTAATACGACCACAAAAATGAATACGGCTATATTATAGCGATGCTTGTTTTATTAAATAATCTTAAACCCGTACAAAATGCTCTTCTTTTTGATTCTTATTTCTTGCTCAAAAACAATCTCTACTTTAATATTCATTTTAATAAACTATTAATATTTAAGATGCTAAAATCCGCCATTATTACGCAAGGCAAATGTGTCAAGGATGGTCTTTAAGCAGATGAATTTTAAAAAACTCATATATAAAATCCACACTTATATCTCTCTTATATTTTGTATCCCGTTTATCATCGTATGTCTTAGCGGCTCTTTGCTCGTTTATAAAGATGAGATAAATAACATTTTAGCCTCAGCCGCAGTAAATATCTCGCCATCTCACCGCGTCGGGCAAAATTTAAGATTAGGATTTGACGAGCTTAGGCGGATCATAAGCGCTAAATTCCCTGACTACGAGATAGTCGGCTGGAATATCGATAAAAATCCCCAAAAGAGCGATAAAATTTGGCTCATAAAGCATAACGACAAGGAATGGGAATACATCTATCTTGACGCATTTAGCGGTGAGATAAAAAGTGGGCCTACGCCACATGACAGCGGCTTTATGGGCGTGCTGGCCGAGCTACATGAAAATTTACTATTTGAAGAACGCGGTCAGATTTTTGTCGGTATCGTCGGAGTGATCGCCTTTGTCATCGTACTTAGCGGCTTTATCGTTTACCGAAATTTTTGGAAAAGTTTATTTAAGCTGCGTTTTGCCAAGCTGGCCGTTTTTATGAGCGATATACATAAATTTATCGGAGTTTTTTCGACGCCTATAATGCTCATCATCGCTCTTAGTGGGGCTTGGTGGGAGCTTAGGTTTTTATTTTCTAAACCCTTTGATACGAGCGAATTTACGATAAACGCTGAAATTTACAACAAAAATCTATCGCTTGATGAGATCGTGCGAAAAGCTAAAACCGATCTGCCAAATTTCGAGCTTCACTATATATCTTTGCCTTTTTGTAACGCAGCGGACATATCGCTCTTTGGCTACAAAAAGGGGCAAAATTTCTTATACAACGAGCACTCCAGCATGCTCACATACAGCAGGCAAAATGGTAGTTTGCTACAGGTAAAGGATATAGACGATGCAAATTTCGAGGAGCGATTTTTGGCTACGTTTAGAAAAGCTCACTTTGGCTACTACAACCAGATCACGAAATTCATCTGGTTTCTCGTCGGTCTCACGCCGCTTATTTTGAGCGTTTCAGGGATATATCTATGGATAAAAAGATCAAATTTTAAAAGGAGAAAAAATGAAAGGTAAAATTCTACTTTCAAGCATGGTGGCTCTAAATTTGTTGCCGATAGCGCAAATTTTAGCGAGTGAAACAAAGAATTTAGAAACGGTCGAGATCACGAGCGAGGATTTGGCTATAAGGTCGGCAAGAATTTTGACATCCAGCTAAATATCGATAATGTGTTCAATAAAAAATATTACGAAGGCATCGGAAACAACAAAATGGTTTATGGCGATCCGCGGATATTTAACCTAAGCTTTACGTATAGCTTCTAAATTTAGCCATAAAGGAGGATAGATGAAGGGTGAAATTTTACTTTCGGCGGCGGCTTTAAATTTGCTGTTTGCGGTGGAAATTTTAGCCAAAGAGGCGGCGCTGGGGACTATCGATGTGGTGGGCAAGATGCGTCATGATGAGAGGGATTATAGCGCAAAGGAGCTGGTAAAGGGCACGACGAGGCTAAATTTAACGGCTCGGCAAACGCCACAATCAGTAGATGTCATAACCGAGGCTAAACTAAAAGATATGAATATCAAAGACTACCAAACGCTGCTAGCCAACATCCCGGGCGTAACGCTAAATCGTATGGACGAGACCATACGACCGATGTCAAGGGGCTTTTTTATAGATTATTATCTCATCGACTCGATGCCTAGCCTTGGTGGCTTTGGGCTGGAGGCTACCGATATGAGCATGATAGCGTATGATCGCGTCGAGGTCGTGCGCGGTGCGAACGGACTACTTGCAGGTGCTGGCAATCCTGCAGCAAGCCTAAATTTCATCCGTAAAAGAGCGGACTCGAAGAAGCTGACCGGTAGCCTTGGCGTAGAAGCCGGCTCGTATGATAAATACGGCGTATATGGCGACGTGCAAACTCCGATCACTGCTGATGGCGACGTGAGAGCTAGGCTAGCCTTCATAAAAGAAAAGGCGGGCTCGTATATGGACTTTCACAAGCGTGAAAATTTATCTCTTTATGGCGTTGTCGATAGCGATATAGGCGATAGCTCATGGCTTAGCCTAGGGGCTTCGTATCAAGATCTCAAGCGTCGAGGCATCAGATATGGCGGCATGCCCGCTTTTTACACGGATGATAGCTTGGTAAAATTTTCCAGAAAGAGGATATTCTCTCAGCCTTGGACGAAGTGGGATATAAAAACGCTCGATCTTTACGCTGATTTTAGGCATTATATAGGCGAAGACGCAAGCGTGAATCTCTCCTACTCCTATAAAAAGGTAAAAAGCGACATAAAGATGCTCTACTACGGCGGCAAGGTAAATCCAGATATGACGGGAGATAGCAACGATGTGCTGATCTGGGGGTCAAAAAACGACTCAGATATACATAACCTCGACGCTTACGCAAATTTGCCTTACGAGCTATTTGGCTTGGGGCATGAGTTTGTGATAGGTGCTATGTATAACAACTTTAATGAGGGCTCGTATAGGCTTACAAATTTTGATGATTACAAGGCGACCCCGGCAGGCATGGCGTATCTAGCGGATATGAAGGTGGATTTTGACAATCTGCATATTGACGACGTGGATATGCCCTATGTCGATCAGAAAAATCCGTCCAAAACCAAGCAAAGGGCGGTATATTTTGCCAATAAGCTCTCTTTGAGCGATGAGCTGAAATTTTTAGTCGGCACCAGGGTGAGCTACTATAAACGCAACCAAACCGTAGGCAATGTCGATCAAAAATTTACCCATCAAATCACCCCGTATGTAGGACTGACCTATGACGTGGGGCAAAATCACACGCTTTACGCGAGCTACACGAGTATATTCAAGCCTCAAGACGTCAAAGACATAAACGGCAAATATCTCGATCCGATCGAAGGCAAGGACTATGAGCTGGGCATAAAGGGCGAATACTTTGACGGAGCGCTGCAGGCGTCTTTTGGTGTTTTTAAAATCATCCAAGATAATGTCGGCGAAGCGACCGGAGAGCAGATAGGCTCGACCGGCGAGGACGCATACAAGGCAGCAAAGGGCGTGACTAGCAAGGGTTTTGAGCTCGATCTAAACGGCAAAGTGACTGACTATCTTACCTTAAGCTTTGGCCTAGCACACTTTCAAGCAAAGGATGCCGGCGGGAAGAAATTTAACACAAACGCCGCAAGGACTAGTGCCGATCTCTTTGCCAAGTATGAATTTAGAGACTTTAGAGTGGGCGCCGGACTGGGATATAAGGGCAAGACCTACATCTATAACGCCGATAACGATGTGACGATCACGCAAAAGCCGTATGCGCTGGTAGATTTGATGTTTGGCTACAAGATCGGCGAGAATTTCGACATCCAGCTAAATATCGATAATGTCTTTGACAAGCAATACTACGAGGGTATCGGTAGCGACGAGATGATCTACGGCGATGCTAGGACGTTTAACCTAAGCTTTACGTATAATTTTTAAATTTAGCCTTTACCTTGCCGCTTAAATTTGCGGCGAGGTAAATTTAAAATTTAGCCTTCGCGCTCTTTGTCTAAAATCTCTTGCATCTTAGCTCGCGTGTTTTCGAGCCAGTCTTTGTCGCTAGTATCGACTAGGTTTAGGCAAAATACCTTTATCTCGCCGTTTTTGAAGCTGAAATTTTTCACATCTATTATGTCAGAGCCCACAAGGATCAAGAGTGGATATACCAATACCAAGAACCGCTGCGGTTTGCTTTCTGTCTAAAACTACCTTTCCTTTATATTGGCTAGATATGTGCTCAAGAAGCGTTTTGTACTCTACGTCGTTATATAGTTCATTAAGCATATTATTTTTCTCCTTCTGCTTAGTTCTTACATAACTAATTACAGCAACTTTTCATTTACTTTTAGTATTTTGAATGGTTTTTGGGTAGTTTTTGAAAAATTTTTAATACTCTATGGTTCTTTAGAGTATTTTAGAGTAGTCGAGAGTAAAAAATTATTTTCGTATTTTTAAAAATAAAAATAAGGTATCTTAGATTAACTTAGAAAGCTTGGTAAGAAATTGGAATATTAAAAAATTTCGGGAACAAATAGGGAACAAATTTTATAAAACTAAGAAAACTTAAAGCTCTTAAAATATCGGTAAAATCGGAGTTCTAAAGGGATTTTTTAGTATAGATGGCTCCGGATGCTGGATTCGAACCAGCGACCAAGCGGTTAACAGCCGCCTACTCTACCGCTGAGCTAATCCGGAACGCGTAGAATGGATGGTGCGGATGAAAGGACTTGAACCTTCATGCCGTGAGGCGCCAGATCCTAAGTCTGGTGTGTCTGCCAATTTCACCACATCCGCAAAAAAGAAAGCGCATATTAGCTAAAAAGCTCTTAATATGAGCTTAATATGGTACGCCCAAGAGGATTCGAACCTCTGGCCTACGGCTTAGAAGGCCGTTGCTCTATCCAACTGAGCTATGAGCGCAAAATATCAAATCAGTGGTACGCTCGAAAGGAGTCGAACCTTCAACCTACAGATCCGAAGTCTGTTGCTCTATCCAATTGAGCTACGAGCGCATAAAGTGGGGTGAGTTGTGGGAATCGAACCCACGACCCTCAGGACCACAATCTGATGCTCTAACCTACTGAGCTAAACTCACCACAATGGTCGGAGCGAAAGGATTCGAACCTTCGACCCTCTGGTCCCAAACCAGATGCGCTACCAGCCTGCGCTACGCTCCGAAGATTTTCGTGGATTGAATGAAAAGCGTATTATATATATTTTTTCTTAAATTCCGCTTTTTACGGCTCTAAATTTAATGAAATTTAACGAATCTCATCTGTTTTTCTAAATTTTTCAATAAAATTCGCATCAGCGCCAGCCCCTTCGTGCGGTGCGAAATTCCAAATTTCACCTCAGCGGGTAGCTCCCCGATCGTGCGGTCAAATCCGCGCGGAATAAACATAAAATCGTATCCGAAGCCGTTTTGCCCTCGCTGCTGCGTTATCGCCGTGCCGTGCATAAAGCCGTGCGTGCAAAACTCGCCCAGAGCGCATTTTAGCGCGATCGCCGCCGTGTAATGCGCAGGGCTCTCCTCTAGCCCCAGCGCGCGTAGGCTAGCGGCTAATTTCTCGCGATTGCTCGCATCCGTTGCACCCTCTCCACTAAAGCGTGCCGAAAATATCCCCG is drawn from Campylobacter sp. and contains these coding sequences:
- a CDS encoding TonB-dependent siderophore receptor is translated as MKGEILLSAAALNLLFAVEILAKEAALGTIDVVGKMRHDERDYSAKELVKGTTRLNLTARQTPQSVDVITEAKLKDMNIKDYQTLLANIPGVTLNRMDETIRPMSRGFFIDYYLIDSMPSLGGFGLEATDMSMIAYDRVEVVRGANGLLAGAGNPAASLNFIRKRADSKKLTGSLGVEAGSYDKYGVYGDVQTPITADGDVRARLAFIKEKAGSYMDFHKRENLSLYGVVDSDIGDSSWLSLGASYQDLKRRGIRYGGMPAFYTDDSLVKFSRKRIFSQPWTKWDIKTLDLYADFRHYIGEDASVNLSYSYKKVKSDIKMLYYGGKVNPDMTGDSNDVLIWGSKNDSDIHNLDAYANLPYELFGLGHEFVIGAMYNNFNEGSYRLTNFDDYKATPAGMAYLADMKVDFDNLHIDDVDMPYVDQKNPSKTKQRAVYFANKLSLSDELKFLVGTRVSYYKRNQTVGNVDQKFTHQITPYVGLTYDVGQNHTLYASYTSIFKPQDVKDINGKYLDPIEGKDYELGIKGEYFDGALQASFGVFKIIQDNVGEATGEQIGSTGEDAYKAAKGVTSKGFELDLNGKVTDYLTLSFGLAHFQAKDAGGKKFNTNAARTSADLFAKYEFRDFRVGAGLGYKGKTYIYNADNDVTITQKPYALVDLMFGYKIGENFDIQLNIDNVFDKQYYEGIGSDEMIYGDARTFNLSFTYNF
- a CDS encoding non-canonical purine NTP pyrophosphatase, yielding MKILLATSNKNKVKEIKEFFTGYDVCALGEVLDPFEIDECGASFKQNALIKVRAVHEALKSKNLQSEFFVLSDDSGICVDALGGAPGIFSARFSGEGATDASNREKLAASLRALGLEESPAHYTAAIALKCALGEFCTHGFMHGTAITQQRGQNGFGYDFMFIPRGFDRTIGELPAEVKFGISHRTKGLALMRILLKNLEKQMRFVKFH